The following coding sequences lie in one Arachis stenosperma cultivar V10309 chromosome 5, arast.V10309.gnm1.PFL2, whole genome shotgun sequence genomic window:
- the LOC130979568 gene encoding protein GAMETE CELL DEFECTIVE 1, mitochondrial-like → MQAFRRIATSISVSKPKQLNTPSFTVAAKPYLKLSDEVPATRFWSSGRDSGNGEDEWNEAWESAWLPEDLTPKSRAPWETDVNFGSPSTSLPESSSTAVSDGVAVAEIETHADAETKAFVEEMNENWEVRRKKGSKEKEKVQNGAVYSVENMKKDYRLRKQRVHAGLWVKEIEKLEEAKLGDHIGSGGGDDIQRLLDSCSDIFDSGNNDLNNTEVPTSEFKNMPDGWETISKSQDGNIWEMSQREEDILLLEFERRIAYSKFQIASFIKTHIFSRRRPIDGWKYMIEVVGPNAKKGKGSVSRVPSLADPSTQPFKEKTLVDKSYIPLERR, encoded by the exons ATGCAAGCGTTTCGAAGAATCGCAACCTCTATCTCAGTATCAAAACCGAAGCAATTAAACACACCGTCGTTCACGGTTGCCGCCAAACCCTATCTCAAACTTTCCGACGAGGTTCCCGCGACCAGGTTCTGGTCGTCGGGGCGCGATTCCGGCAACGGCGAAGATGAATGGAACGAGGCGTGGGAGTCAGCGTGGCTTCCGGAGGATCTCACGCCCAAGTCTCGGGCGCCATGGGAGACCGACGTTAACTTTGGTTCCCCCTCCACGTCCTTGCCGGAGTCTTCCTCCACCGCCGTTTCCGACGGGGTCGCGGTGGCGGAGATCGAAACTCATGCTGACGCGGAGACGAAGGCGTTCGTGGAGGAGATGAACGAGAATTGGGAGGTTAGGAGAAAGAAGGGAtcgaaggagaaagagaaggtgCAAAATGGTGCCGTTTATAGCGTGGAGAATATGAAGAAGGATTACCGGTTGAGGAAGCAAAGGGTGCACGCTGGGCTGTGGGTTAAGGAGATTGAGAAGCTCGAGGAGGCTAAGTTGGGGGATCACATTGGCAGCGGCGGCGGCGATGACATTCAGAGATTGCTTGACAGCTGCTCGGA CATCTTCGACTCCGGCAACAATGATCTGAACAACACAGAAGTTCCAACTTCTGAGTTCAAAAACATGCCTGATGGGTGGGAAACAATATCTAAATCTCAAGATGGAAACATATGGGAGATGTCCCAGAGAGAAGAGGATATACTTCTCCTGGAATTTGAGCGTCGGATTGCTTATAGCAAGTTTCAG ATCGCTAGTTTTATCAAGACTCATATATTTAGTCGGAGGAGACCAATTGATGGGTGGAAATATATGATAGAGGTGGTGGGACCAAATGCTAAGAAAGGGAAGGGTAGTGTCTCTAGGGTTCCCAGTCTAGCTGATCCCTCTACTCAACCGTTCAAGGAGAAGACCCTTGTTGACAAGAGTTACATTCCCCTTGAGAGAAGGTAG
- the LOC130982483 gene encoding HVA22-like protein c → MGASENNFLHVIAKNFDVLALPLVTLVYPLYASIQAIETRSIADDQQWLTYWVLYSLITLFELTFAKVLEVLAIWPYAKLILSCWLVLPHFNGAAHVYKQYIRPFYMNPQLPHLPQMPRTSHMWYVPRKNIFSKQDDVLTAAERYMEEHGTEAFERLISRDREARARHHGAYTNGNYTIFNDDFIY, encoded by the exons ATGGGGGCTTCTGAAAACAATTTCCTCCACGTCATTGCCAAGAACTTCGATGTTCTTGCACT GCCCTTGGTTACCCTCGTTTACCCTTT ATATGCTTCAATCCAGGCCATAGAGACCAGGTCAATTGCTGATGACCAACAATGGCTCACATATTGGGTTCTCTATTCTTTGATAACTCTCTTTGAGCTCACTTTTGCCAAAGTTCTTGAAGT GCTTGCCATATGGCCCTATGCCAAGTTGATACTTAGTTGCTGGTTGGTTCTTCCACACTTTAATGGCGCAGCGCATGTTTATAAGCAATACATTAGACCTTTCTATATGAACCCACAACTTCCGCACCTGCCGCAGATGCCACGAACTTCTCACATGTGGTATGTTCCAAGAAAGAACATATTCAGCAAGCAAGACGATGTTTTGACTGCGGCTGAGAGATACATGGAAGAGCATGGAACAGAAGCCTTTGAAAGACTCATAAGCAGG GATAGAGAAGCTAGAGCAAGGCATCATGGAGCATACACAAATGGAAATTACACAATCTTCAATGATGATTTTATATATTAG